The Candidatus Manganitrophaceae bacterium genome contains a region encoding:
- a CDS encoding 5-formyltetrahydrofolate cyclo-ligase codes for MERASSKKEMRAKLLLLREGLSESDYLEKSREIAKRLLISSEFKAAVAIHFYLSNATEVQTDEMILEALRLEKRVIVPIVHSEGRSLSFSDLSGLNPEQMHPGPFGIRQPRPSFIKKATAREIDLWIVPGLGFDAQGNRIGYGGGYYDRVLHRVKGKIIGLAFEFQVLESIPVGEKDCPVNQIITEDRTIDFR; via the coding sequence TGCGGGCGAAACTGCTTCTCCTTCGTGAAGGGTTGTCCGAGTCGGACTATCTGGAAAAGAGCCGTGAGATTGCAAAGCGGCTTCTGATTTCCTCAGAATTTAAAGCGGCGGTCGCGATTCATTTCTACCTGTCGAATGCCACAGAGGTTCAGACCGACGAGATGATTCTGGAGGCGCTTCGGTTAGAAAAACGCGTTATTGTCCCGATTGTTCATTCCGAAGGCCGGTCACTTTCCTTTTCAGACCTGTCGGGTCTCAATCCCGAACAGATGCACCCGGGTCCATTTGGTATCCGTCAGCCGCGTCCTTCCTTTATAAAAAAAGCAACAGCTCGTGAAATCGATTTATGGATTGTTCCGGGCCTTGGTTTTGATGCTCAAGGAAACCGCATCGGTTATGGCGGAGGGTATTATGACCGGGTATTACATCGTGTAAAGGGGAAGATTATAGGATTGGCCTTCGAGTTCCAGGTGCTTGAGTCGATCCCGGTTGGGGAGAAAGATTGTCCTGTGAACCAGATTATTACAGAAGACAGAACGATTGATTTCAGGTAA